From Anolis carolinensis isolate JA03-04 unplaced genomic scaffold, rAnoCar3.1.pri scaffold_8, whole genome shotgun sequence, a single genomic window includes:
- the snrpg gene encoding small nuclear ribonucleoprotein G, with translation MSKAHPPELKKFMDKKLSLKLNGGRHVQGILRGFDPFMNLVIDECVEMAPGGQQNNIGMVVIRGNSIIMLEALERV, from the exons ATGAGCAAAGCGCACCCGCCGGAGCTGAAGAA aTTTATGGATAAGAAGCTGTCAT TGAAATTAAATGGCGGCCGGCACGTCCAGGGGATCTTAAGAGGATTCGATCCCTTTATGAATCTCGTGATAGATGAGTGCGTGGAAATGGCCCCAGGTGGACAACAGAATAACATTGGGATGGTG GTAATACGAGGAAACAGTATTATTATGCTAGAAGCTTTGGAACGGGTGTGA
- the LOC134293451 gene encoding prenylcysteine oxidase 1-like, protein MYTVSCIYIVLIRPIGCSLLPQWALCVLVTSRFPSPSPAGAVSLAGAGSGLWSVEGGNKLVCVGLLYASKAQPIPSTVISVEETTRPRGRSGETMKLYQVTYNSTFGVTSDLYDIIVMATPLHRKIANITFRNFKPPIPEFSKPYQEIVATFVHGNINTSFFGYPDPSTFQLSAIFTMENPKLFVNSIGVVSPVEDKAKAAEGSPVWKVFSARPLTKAQLDVLFSSYDSVESKPWLAYPHYSPPEQCPPLVIHDHVYYVNSIECLASAMEMSAISAKNAALLAHHRWYDRTDKIDQEDLHEKLKTEL, encoded by the exons ATGTATACGGTATcttgtatttatattgttttgaTAAGGCCAATTGGCTGTTCCCTCCTGCCTCAGTGGGCCCTTTGTGTTCTTGTGACTTCAcgtttcccttctccttccccgGCAGGCGCAGTCTCTTTGGCAGGAGCCGGGAGTGGGCTTTGGTCCGTCGAAGGGGGAAACAAGCTCGTGTGTGTCGGCCTCCTCTATGCTTCCAAAGCCCAGCCGATTCCCAGCACCGTGATCTCTGTGGAGGAAACAACGCGGCCCAGAGGACGCTCAG gaGAAACCATGAAGCTGTACCAAGTCACCTACAACTCCACCTTCGGAGTAACCTCCGACCTGTACGATATTATTGTGATGGCCACCCCTTTGCATCGTAAAATCGCCAACATCACCTTCCGCAACTTCAAGCCGCCCATCCCCGAATTCTCCAAGCCCTACCAAGAGATCGTCGCCACTTTTGTCCACGGGAACATCAACACTTCCTTCTTCGGCTACCCGGACCCTTCCACGTTCCAACTGAGTGCCATTTTCACGATGGAAAACCCCAAGTTGTTTGTCAACAGCATTGGCGTCGTCTCTCCCGTGGAAGACAAGGCCAAAGCAGCAGAAGGCTCCCCGGTCTGGAAAGTGTTTTCGGCCCGGCCTTTGACCAAGGCGCAGCTGGACGTGCTCTTCTCCTCCTACGACTCGGTGGAGTCGAAGCCATGGCTGGCCTACCCCCACTACAGCCCCCCCGAGCAGTGCCCGCCCCTCGTGATCCACGACCACGTGTACTACGTCAACAGCATCGAGTGCCTTGCGAGCGCCATGGAAATGAGTGCCATCTCGGCCAAGAATGCCGCCCTCCTGGCTCACCACCGCTGGTACGACCGGACGGACAAGATCGACCAGGAGGATCTGCACGAGAAACTCAAAACCGAGCTCTGA